One segment of Hippopotamus amphibius kiboko isolate mHipAmp2 chromosome 4, mHipAmp2.hap2, whole genome shotgun sequence DNA contains the following:
- the GCK gene encoding LOW QUALITY PROTEIN: hexokinase-4 (The sequence of the model RefSeq protein was modified relative to this genomic sequence to represent the inferred CDS: inserted 2 bases in 2 codons; deleted 2 bases in 2 codons), translating into MLCPRHRPALTLCSTGPALGPSGSLWPEETGFSHFTMSNWFPVVNWGTPSPXLSLGHFPRSSGRPWAGGDFSPRQGIPPDFPSSPLTLXQFSLGSPRSLAPEAPRPALLVPPPRLPFLLSQSWGFLSGGAHETDVLLSVAAEVGDFLSLDLGGTNFRVMLVKVGEGEEGQWSVKTKHEMYSIPEDAMTGTAEMLFDYISECISDFLDKHQMKHKKLPLGFTFSFPVRHEDIDKGILLNWTKGFKASGAEGNNIVGLLRDAIKRRGDFEMDVVAMVNDTVATMISCYYEDRRCEVGMIVGTGCNACYMEEMQNVELVEGDEGRMCVNTEWGAFGDSGELDEFLLEYDRVVDENSLNPGQQLYEKLIGGKYMGELVRLVLLKLVDENLLFHGEASEQLRTRGAFETRFVSQVESDSGDRKQIYNILSTLGLRPSATDCDIVRRACESVSTRAARMCAAGLAGVINRMRESRSEDAMRITVGVDGSVYKLHPSFKERFHSSVRRLTPSCEITFIESEEGSGRGAALISAVACKKACMLGQ; encoded by the exons ATGCTGTGCCCCAGACACCGGCCAGCGCTCACCCTCTGCTCCACTGGCCCAGCCCTGGGGCCTTCAGGCTCACTCTGGCCTGAGGAA ACTGGCTTTTCTCATTTCACAATGAGCAACTGGTTTCCCGTGGTCAACTGGGGGACTCCCAGCC ACCTGAGTCTGGGCCATTTCCCTAGGTCTTCAGgtaggccctgggctgggggtgaCTTCAGTCCCAGACAAGGGATTCCCCCTGACTTCCCTAGTTCACCTTTGACTC TCCAGTTTTCTCTGGGGTCCCCCAGAAGTCTGGCACCAGAGGCCCCTCGTCCAGCTCTTCTGGTC CCCCCACCACGCCTTCCCTTCCTGCTCTCCCAGTCTTGGGGGTTCCTGTCAGGTGGTGCCCATGAGACTGATGTGCTTCTCTCTGTGGCTGCAGAAGTCGGGGACTTCCTCTCCCTGGACCTGGGCGGCACCAACTTCAGGGTGATGCTCgtgaaggtgggggaaggggaggagggacagTGGAGTGTGAAAACCAAGCACGAGATGTACTCCATTCCTGAGGATGCCATGACGGGCACTGCTGAGATG CTCTTCGACTACATCTCTGAGTGCATCTCCGACTTCCTGGACAAGCATCAGATGAAGCACAAGAAGCTGCCCTTGGGCTTCACCTTCTCCTTTCCTGTGAGGCACGAAGACATCGACAAG ggCATCCTTCTCAACTGGACCAAGGGCTTCAAGGCCTCGGGAGCAGAAGGGAACAACATCGTGGGGCTCCTGCGAGATGCCATCAAACGGAGAGGG GACTTTGAGATGGATGTGGTAGCAATGGTGAATGACACTGTGGCCACGATGATCTCCTGCTACTATGAAGACCGCCGGTGTGAGGTTGGCATGATTGTGG GCACGGGCTGCAACGCCTGCTACATGGAGGAGATGCAGAATGTGGAGCTGGTGGAAGGGGACGAGGGCCGCATGTGTGTCAACACCGAGTGGGGCGCCTTTGGGGACTCAGGCGAGCTGGACGAGTTCCTGCTGGAGTATGACCGCGTGGTGGACGAGAACTCCCTGAACCCGGGCCAGCAGCT GTACGAGAAGCTCATCGGCGGCAAGTACATGGGCGAGCTGGTGCGGCTCGTGCTGCTGAAGCTTGTGGACGAGAACCTGCTCTTCCACGGGGAGGCCTCGGAGCAGCTGCGCACGCGCGGCGCCTTCGAGACGCGCTTCGTGTCGCAGGTGGAGAG TGACTCGGGAGACCGCAAGCAGATCTACAACATCCTGAGCACGCTGGGGCTGAGGCCGTCGGCCACCGACTGTGACATCGTGCGCCGAGCTTGCGAGAGCGTGTCCACGCGCGCCGCGCGCATGTGCGCCGCGGGGCTGGCGGGCGTCATCAACCGCATGCGCGAGAGCCGCAGCGAGGACGCGATGCGCATCACCGTGGGTGTGGACGGCTCGGTGTACAAGCTGCACCCCAG CTTCAAGGAGCGGTTCCACTCCAGCGTGCGCAGGCTGACGCCCAGCTGTGAAATCACCTTCATCGAGTCGGAAGAGGGCAGCGGCCGGGGCGCCGCCTTGATCTCCGCGGTGGCCTGTAAGAAGGCCTGCATGTTGGGCCAGTAA